A stretch of the Glycine soja cultivar W05 chromosome 13, ASM419377v2, whole genome shotgun sequence genome encodes the following:
- the LOC114381743 gene encoding NAD(P)H dehydrogenase (quinone) FQR1-like codes for MEKLLVSDEARREFSNLHYAFHEVNSQLQTKFSQVFTWGVCFLIFDRVQALILSPMRELTSQIEMVILVVGDFINIQAHACVRGKSVGEDIRKLEYGVHVVFGTPGQFDRYYSMYGHVEKLAEEIKKGASSVEGVGAKLCRDVPKTLLNEVFGKMSAPPKSNVPVITPNELSETDGFMTRFGMMAAHYKAFLDATGGLRRAQQLAGKSIELFYNTSSQGESPYGVETYVVDESRQPSELELQQAFHQGKYIVGITKKLKRVA; via the exons ATGGAAAAGCTTCTGGTCTCCGATGAGGCTCGCAGGGAGTTCTCCAATCTCCATTACGCTTTCCATGAGGTTAACTCCCAACTCCAAACCAAGTTTAGCCAG GTATTTACATggggtgtttgttttttaatttttgacagGGTTCAAGCTTTAATATTGTCACCAATGAGGGAACTAACCTCGCAAATTGAGATGGTTATATTGGTTGTTGGGGATTTCATCAATATACAAGCTCATGCATGCGTTAGAGGTAAAAGTGTGGGAGAAGACATAAGGAAACTTGAGTATGGAGTTCATGTGGTGTTTGGAACTCCTGGCCAA TTTGACAGGTACTACTCCATGTATGGGCATGTTGAGAAACTAGcagaagaaataaagaaaggGGCTTCCTCTGTGGAAGGTGTTGGGGCCAAGTTATGCAGAGAT GTACCTAAGACACTACTCAATGAGGTGTTTGGTAAGATGAGTGCACCACCCAAGAGTAATGTACCAGTCATTACCCCCAATGAACTATCGGAGACTGATGGCTTCATGACAAGGTTTGGAATGATGGCTGCTCATTATAAAGCCTTTCTAGATGCTACTGGAGGCTTAAGGAGAGCACAACAGCTTGCAGGCAAGTCTATTGAACTCTTCTACAACACTAGTTCACAAGGTGAAAGTCCATATGGTGTCGAAACTTATGTCGTTGACGAATCAAGACAACCAAGTGAGCTTGAGTTACAACAAGCATTCCACCAAGGGAAGTACATTGTCGGCATCACAAAGAAGCTCAAGCGAGTTGCATAA
- the LOC114380842 gene encoding uncharacterized protein LOC114380842, translating to MNVCVLSNHKVLSQIQILFVCGGLINNTQKGYLKNTTTLEIMELAQKKGFLVHHEYDDLVGSFYSSSTSSSVSGISSGSSLESDSFEEVTSPASSSPSSSVDDQLVVVADPLSDMSSLFQQLPIKRGLSKFYQGKSQSFTSLTNVRSLEDLVKPENPHNKRLKSYKSYAGGLAESHSTRVVSKGGMMHSTSSRGSCSSLGRGSVTNFMGSNSRPSIPSHRSTSTNTIPNQTVLFA from the exons ATGAATGTATGTGTTCTTAGTAATCATAAAGTGCTAAGTCAAATACAAATATTGTTTGTGTGTGGTGGTTTGATCAACAACACACAGAAGGGGTATCtcaaaaacacaacaacattgGAGATTATGGAGCTAGCGCAAAAGAAAGGATTTCTGGTTCATCATGAGTACGATGATCTTGttggttctttttattcttcctcGACATCTTCTTCTGTTTCTGGAATTTCAAGTGGGTCATCGTTGGAATCTGATTCTTTTGAAGAAGTAACATCCCCTGCCTCTTCTTCTCCCTCATCATCAGTTGATGATCAACTTGTAGTTGTTGCTGATCCATTGAGTGACATGTCTTCTCTCTTTCAACAACTTCCCATCAA GAGGGGGCTATCAAAATTCTACCAGGGAAAGTCACAATCTTTTACTTCACTAACAAATGTGAGGAGCTTGGAAGATCTTGTAAAGCCAGAGAACCCTCACAACAAAAGATTGAAGTCTTACAAGAGCTATGCAGGAGGGTTGGCAGAGAGCCATTCAACAAGGGTTGTTTCTAAGGGGGGAATGATGCATTCAACAAGTTCAAGAGGTTCATGTTCTTCTTTGGGAAGGGGCAGTGTCACTAACTTCATGGGTAGTAATAGTAGGCCATCAATTCCTTCTCATAGATCTACCAGCACTAACACCATCCCTAATCAAACTGTGTTGTTTGCTTAA
- the LOC114381815 gene encoding uncharacterized protein LOC114381815 isoform X1 — protein sequence MFTSLAIDDPLGELVKKSYVVYTKPMELAWDGAKFGLPNSTNGFFITHANVTEIILGDKCLNIFVLQLWMMFMNDWSTSIGFAPVYDFLEPQFIRCTKDTREECQQYIETWVKESHREVYLGPYFNQAHWQLLVLCPRENIVVWFCFVRRKPDVYIKFAVNNAMKKICNNFQGKDNAPPPPSQWIEAKSHVQPRAYECGYYVMHWMRCIISGGLKNELHNVSVRHVLAWVFHSAATFSFLGPSVHRNLAIVCVGLHRQPQGWCSLRWSCGYITVNENHGRALFYWCFEAQSEPSKKPLLLWLNGGPGFSSIGYGAVIEIGPLIVNKNREGLHFNTHS from the exons ATGTTCACATCTTTGGCCATAGATGACCCACTGGGAGAATTGGTTAAGAAGTCCTATGTGGTTTACACAAAGCCAATGGAGTTGGCATGGGACGGGGCGAAATTTGGGTTACCTAATTCCACAAATGGTTTTTTCATCACACATGCAAATGTGACTGAAATCATTTTAGGTGACAAATGTTTAAACATATTTGTACTGCAGTTGTGGATGAT GTTTATGAATGATTGGAGTACAAGTATTGGTTTTGCTCCAGTGTACGATTTCCTTGAGCCTCAGTTTATACGCTGCACAAAGGACACGCGTGAAGAATGTCAACAGTACATAGAAACATGGGTCAAGGAATCACATCGAGAAGTCTACTTAGGACCTTACTTCAATCA GGCACATTGGCAACTTCTTGTGTTGTGTCCACGAGAGAACATTGTAGTATGGTTCTGTTTTGTACGGAGAAAGCCTGATGTTTACATTAAGTTTGCAGTGAACAA TGCAATGAAGAAAATATGCAATAATTTCCAAGGCAAGGACAATGCACCTCCACCTCCATCTCAATGGATTGAGGCTAAG AGCCATGTACAACCCAGAGCATATGAGTGTGGatattatgtgatgcattggaTGCGGTGCATCATCAGTGGCGGTTTGAAAAATGAACTCCACAAC GTCAGCGTTCGACATGTTCTTGCTTGGGTCTTCCACTCCGCCGCAACCTTCTCATTCCTTGGTCCTTCAGTCCACCGCAACCTTGCCATTGTCTGTGTAGGTCTACATAGGCAGCCACAAGGTTGGTGTTCACTCCGGTGGTCGTGCG GTTACATCACTGTCAATGAAAACCATGGAAGGGCCCTTTTCTACTGGTGCTTTGAAGCTCAATCTGAACCATCCAAGAAGCCTCTCCTTCTCTGGCTCAATGGAG GCCCCGGATTCTCCTCTATTGGGTATGGCGCAGTTATTGAGATTGGACCTCTTATAGTCAACAAAAATCGGGAAGGACTACATTTCAACACACACTCCTAG
- the LOC114381815 gene encoding uncharacterized protein LOC114381815 isoform X2, which translates to MFTSLAIDDPLGELVKKSYVVYTKPMELAWDGAKFGLPNSTNGFFITHANVTEIILGDKCLNIFVLQLWMMFMNDWSTSIGFAPVYDFLEPQFIRCTKDTREECQQYIETWVKESHREVYLGPYFNQAHWQLLVLCPRENIVVWFCFVRRKPDVYIKFAVNNAMKKICNNFQGKDNAPPPPSQWIEAKVSVRHVLAWVFHSAATFSFLGPSVHRNLAIVCVGLHRQPQGWCSLRWSCGYITVNENHGRALFYWCFEAQSEPSKKPLLLWLNGGPGFSSIGYGAVIEIGPLIVNKNREGLHFNTHS; encoded by the exons ATGTTCACATCTTTGGCCATAGATGACCCACTGGGAGAATTGGTTAAGAAGTCCTATGTGGTTTACACAAAGCCAATGGAGTTGGCATGGGACGGGGCGAAATTTGGGTTACCTAATTCCACAAATGGTTTTTTCATCACACATGCAAATGTGACTGAAATCATTTTAGGTGACAAATGTTTAAACATATTTGTACTGCAGTTGTGGATGAT GTTTATGAATGATTGGAGTACAAGTATTGGTTTTGCTCCAGTGTACGATTTCCTTGAGCCTCAGTTTATACGCTGCACAAAGGACACGCGTGAAGAATGTCAACAGTACATAGAAACATGGGTCAAGGAATCACATCGAGAAGTCTACTTAGGACCTTACTTCAATCA GGCACATTGGCAACTTCTTGTGTTGTGTCCACGAGAGAACATTGTAGTATGGTTCTGTTTTGTACGGAGAAAGCCTGATGTTTACATTAAGTTTGCAGTGAACAA TGCAATGAAGAAAATATGCAATAATTTCCAAGGCAAGGACAATGCACCTCCACCTCCATCTCAATGGATTGAGGCTAAG GTCAGCGTTCGACATGTTCTTGCTTGGGTCTTCCACTCCGCCGCAACCTTCTCATTCCTTGGTCCTTCAGTCCACCGCAACCTTGCCATTGTCTGTGTAGGTCTACATAGGCAGCCACAAGGTTGGTGTTCACTCCGGTGGTCGTGCG GTTACATCACTGTCAATGAAAACCATGGAAGGGCCCTTTTCTACTGGTGCTTTGAAGCTCAATCTGAACCATCCAAGAAGCCTCTCCTTCTCTGGCTCAATGGAG GCCCCGGATTCTCCTCTATTGGGTATGGCGCAGTTATTGAGATTGGACCTCTTATAGTCAACAAAAATCGGGAAGGACTACATTTCAACACACACTCCTAG